The following is a genomic window from Prunus persica cultivar Lovell chromosome G7, Prunus_persica_NCBIv2, whole genome shotgun sequence.
GATTTCTAAAGGGAACAATCGTGTGTTGAAGACAGCAAACATAAATGATACTTGTTATGTTTGGCTTGAGTTTTCGTTCTTTTCCCACAAATTATTATTCCGAAAACTTATAGTATTTCTCCGATCTTGCTGAACAACTAAATATTTTGTCTGTGAATATGATCAAAAGAGAGGCTGGATGAGACCTAAGATACAAAGCCTGAAGCGGTCAGCCTCAGTGTAACTTAAATTTCATGGCTATCCAATTGCACTCTGCCCTGGTGTTTTTTTGATGCAGTTTTCCCTCATCAAATCTCTGACTTTCTCAACTTCATCCCACCTGCCTTCTTCTGCATAAATATTTGACAGCAGCACATAATTCCCCGAATTCCGTGGTTCGAGATTAATAAGCTCTTTAGCTGCAAGTTCCGCGAGCTCTACCTCGCCGTGAGTAGAGCAAGCACCAAGCAATGCACCCCATAAGGCAGCATTTGGCTTCATAGGCATGCTCTTAATCAAGTCATGAGCCTCCTTAAGCCGTCCACTTCGCCCAAGAACATCAACCATACATCCATAATGCCCTAGTTTTGGCTCAAGCTGGTGACTTACAACCATTGAAGCAAACAATTCCTTTGCTTTTTCCACCAAGCCTGCATGGGCACAGCATGTTAAAACCCCCACAAAAGTTGCATCATTTGGTCCCTCACCTTTGTTCATCATCTTCTCAAACAAGTCGATCCCAAGTTCACCTCTCCCATTAAAAGCATACCCTGAAATCAGAGTGTTCCAGGAAACAACATTTTTACGAGGCGTTTGGTCAAAAATACTACAAGCAGCATCCAAATCTCCACATTTGCAGTAAAAGTTTATAAGTGAGTTCCCCACAGATACAACTTGTTTTAGAAGTCCTTTAGAATCTGTATAGGAATGTATCCATTTCCCAACCTCAACATCCCCTAAATGAGCACAAGCAGGCAAAACTGCAACCACGGTCGCCTCGTCTGGTTCGAATCTCTGATCCAACATCTCACGGAAAAGTTCTAAAGTTTCACTATCCCGCCCACACTGCGTTAAGCACGAAATCATCGAGTTCCAAGAAATAACGTTCCTTTCACCCATCTGCCTAAACAAATACAAACCCGTATCCACATCACCGGTCTTGCAGAACCCACGAACCATCAAATTCCAAACAATCACATCTCTGTGAGACAACGCATCAAACACCTTCCTAGCATCCTCCATTTTTCCACAAGTAACGTACAAATCAATAACCCCAATGCGAATCGAACTAAAGCATTCAAACCCAACTCTCAAAATTTGTCCATGAACACACTGCCCTAACCTGTGGTCACAAATATTCGAGCACGACTTGAGCAACGGCGCATAAGTGTACTCATCGGGGCAAATGCCACGGTCTTTCATAAGAGAGAACATGTAGAGAGACTGTTCAAAGGGTTCACAGATTGAAAAGCCTTTGATCATGGAATTGAAGAGGAGGATATTGGGGTTGTGGGTGTGGTCGAACACGCGATTTGCGTAGCTCATTTTGTCGAGTGACCAACAAACGGAGACAAAGTGGGCGAGGACTTGGTTGAATTGGCCAAGGCCATGGCGAAGGAGGTGGCCGTGGATTTGGCGGAGATGGGTTCGGGTTTTGCGGCCGTGGAGGAGGCTGAGGACCCTCCGCTCAGCCTCACGGCAAGCTTTGCTCATGGTTTTTTtagctttattctttttggTGTGAAGCTCAGAATTACCAGTTGAAATTTGATGAAGTTAGGATGGTTGGCGGGAATCGGTGGTTAAATGGTTACTGCTGTTATTTGAAAAGGCAATGAGATTTAACGACGATTCAGACGGCGTCgtttaataaataaagacgCATGTCTCTAGCCTTCTAGGATATCATATTGTTGCCTTTGactcagaaaaaagaaaaagggatatcatcttgaatattttttttttgtctgttATTATTTCTAGGAGATTTGAGTTATTATggataaataattatttgtaGAAACATCCCATAATTGTGGGAGGATTCTTTATCTTGATAGCTCTCATGTTGTATTTGTAAACACAAATCTAAATCATATGACACTAAAATCGTGCTAAAGAGCTCCAAAACCTTCACACGTTGAAATGTGCACTATGTATATTACAATTTATAATACAGCCCACCACATAAGCAATCGAAATTCATAGCTTAATTTTCACTTCACATTTATGTGCGCATTACATCATTGCATTcgaaattaattatattataaaatctTAGTTTTTGTTTATCCACATGGCATGGTCATTCacatatatttttatgagacCTTTATATTTAAGCAAAAAGTCATTTGTAGTATCTGTAGTTTGCCGATTTTACCACTTGGATCATTGTAGTTTTCAATTTAAAGCAATTAAAGCAcacattttaatttatgtcAAAATTTCTCTTAATTCAGTTGAATTTGACCATGTGCCACTAATGTAGAGGGCTATTTTGGTCAACTCAAGCTAAAATTCCTCCCAAATTCCTTCAAATTTGCCCAATTTTCAACTTAgaaatgtaaatttttttttttttggaaactcTATCCCAAAATCGCGCCTAAAGTGAATGAGAAGAGATCTAGATTGTGTTCTTTTGTTAGATAAGTCAA
Proteins encoded in this region:
- the LOC18769606 gene encoding pentatricopeptide repeat-containing protein At1g09190 yields the protein MSKACREAERRVLSLLHGRKTRTHLRQIHGHLLRHGLGQFNQVLAHFVSVCWSLDKMSYANRVFDHTHNPNILLFNSMIKGFSICEPFEQSLYMFSLMKDRGICPDEYTYAPLLKSCSNICDHRLGQCVHGQILRVGFECFSSIRIGVIDLYVTCGKMEDARKVFDALSHRDVIVWNLMVRGFCKTGDVDTGLYLFRQMGERNVISWNSMISCLTQCGRDSETLELFREMLDQRFEPDEATVVAVLPACAHLGDVEVGKWIHSYTDSKGLLKQVVSVGNSLINFYCKCGDLDAACSIFDQTPRKNVVSWNTLISGYAFNGRGELGIDLFEKMMNKGEGPNDATFVGVLTCCAHAGLVEKAKELFASMVVSHQLEPKLGHYGCMVDVLGRSGRLKEAHDLIKSMPMKPNAALWGALLGACSTHGEVELAELAAKELINLEPRNSGNYVLLSNIYAEEGRWDEVEKVRDLMRENCIKKTPGQSAIG